A stretch of the Massilia varians genome encodes the following:
- a CDS encoding glycoside hydrolase family 31 protein, whose amino-acid sequence MQVTRTAAAVLLLCAATQALAGSYQKTATGVEVRPDTGGSKLVRLNLMSDNIIQVLKFDAPGKALTPSLMTVARPCACTFSVDGARDGKDEAVRLKAGRISATVSLKDGRVAFFDAAGKPILRQDAERMKPVTVGGKPFLAITQGFNHGTRDAYYGLGQHQNSQMNYNGEDVLLAQHNMIASVPFVVSDKNYGLLWDNNSISRFGDPTPYAWMSRDLRLLDAHGKPGGLTARYYIDGKLALTRQEKDIAYQYLKDVAENWPKELPALKDIKDARVVWEGSMVSSKPGMHKMQLYSSDYARLSIDGKEVMDVWRMGWNPWYHNFEVKFEKNKPVKLHLDWKVSSGMIAITHNDPLPKAERHSLTMSSEIAEAINYYVISADSMDRVIAGYRHLTGQQPMMPKWAYGFWQSRQRYETQQQLLDTVLEYRKRGWPLDNIVQDWFYWPEDGWGSHDWDKTRFPDPKGMVEAVHKQNARIMLSIWGKFYANTDNYKELAAKGHMWTKNVENGDLDWVGPGYKNSHYDPYTKEARDIYYRQMKHKLVDLGFDAWWMDNTEPDILSNARLEDFKQLIGPTVYGAGEITFNPYSLVHSEGFAENLRRDQPDKRQFILSRSGFAGIQRNSVAVWSGDIVGRWNNLAHQIASGVNFSMSGIPNWTHDIGGYAQETRFQAGDVGSAQENRATGIKQAKPEDMQEWRELNLRWFQFGAFSPLFRSHGEVVKREIYNIAAGDESMRDAMVGYLKLRYRLMPYIYTMAADTHYHSGTMMRGLVMDFPHDERVKNIKDQYMFGPSMMVAPVTAYGARARQVCLPQGSDWVDFDTGQRHQGGKTINVQAPRERIPLFLRVGSVIPTGPVTQYVDEKPDAPLVLQVVAGADGQASLYEDDGVTNAYARGEFSRIPFSYDDRNGVVTIGAREGQYKGMPVQREFRVRVLRPGTAAAADLDAYDKSVSYDGRLVTIKL is encoded by the coding sequence ATGCAAGTGACCCGAACGGCAGCCGCCGTCCTGCTGCTGTGCGCAGCCACCCAGGCCCTCGCCGGCAGCTACCAGAAGACCGCCACCGGCGTCGAAGTCAGGCCGGACACGGGGGGCTCGAAGCTGGTGCGCCTGAATCTGATGAGCGACAACATCATCCAGGTGCTGAAGTTCGATGCGCCCGGCAAGGCGCTCACGCCCTCCCTGATGACGGTGGCCAGGCCCTGCGCCTGCACCTTCAGCGTGGACGGCGCCCGCGACGGCAAGGACGAGGCGGTACGGCTCAAGGCGGGCAGGATATCGGCCACGGTGTCGCTGAAGGACGGGCGGGTGGCCTTCTTCGACGCGGCCGGCAAGCCTATCCTGCGCCAGGACGCGGAGCGCATGAAGCCGGTCACGGTGGGCGGCAAGCCCTTCCTCGCAATCACGCAAGGCTTCAACCACGGCACCCGCGATGCCTACTACGGCCTGGGCCAGCACCAGAATTCGCAGATGAACTACAACGGCGAAGACGTGCTGCTGGCCCAGCACAACATGATTGCCTCGGTGCCTTTCGTGGTCTCGGACAAGAACTACGGCCTGCTGTGGGATAACAACAGCATCTCGCGCTTCGGCGACCCGACGCCCTATGCCTGGATGTCGCGCGACCTGCGCCTGCTCGACGCGCACGGGAAGCCCGGCGGCCTGACGGCACGCTACTACATCGACGGCAAGCTGGCGCTGACCCGCCAGGAAAAGGACATCGCCTACCAGTACCTGAAGGACGTGGCGGAGAACTGGCCGAAGGAGCTGCCGGCCCTCAAGGATATCAAGGACGCGCGCGTGGTCTGGGAAGGCAGCATGGTCAGCAGCAAGCCCGGCATGCACAAGATGCAGCTGTACTCGTCGGACTATGCGCGCCTGTCCATCGACGGCAAGGAAGTGATGGACGTCTGGCGCATGGGCTGGAACCCGTGGTATCACAATTTTGAGGTCAAGTTCGAGAAGAACAAGCCGGTCAAGCTGCACCTGGACTGGAAGGTGTCGAGCGGGATGATCGCCATCACCCATAATGATCCGCTGCCGAAAGCCGAGCGCCATTCACTGACCATGTCCTCGGAAATCGCGGAGGCGATCAACTACTACGTCATCAGCGCCGACAGCATGGACCGGGTCATCGCCGGCTACCGCCACCTGACCGGGCAGCAGCCGATGATGCCGAAATGGGCCTACGGTTTCTGGCAGTCGCGCCAGCGCTACGAGACCCAGCAGCAACTGCTCGACACCGTGCTTGAATACCGCAAGCGCGGCTGGCCGCTGGATAACATCGTGCAGGACTGGTTCTACTGGCCTGAAGACGGCTGGGGCTCGCACGACTGGGACAAGACCCGTTTCCCGGACCCGAAGGGCATGGTGGAGGCCGTGCACAAGCAGAACGCCCGCATCATGCTGTCGATCTGGGGCAAGTTCTACGCCAATACCGACAACTACAAGGAGCTGGCGGCGAAGGGCCACATGTGGACCAAGAACGTCGAGAATGGCGACCTCGACTGGGTCGGCCCGGGCTACAAGAACAGCCACTACGACCCGTACACCAAGGAAGCGCGCGACATCTATTACCGCCAGATGAAGCACAAGCTGGTCGACCTGGGCTTCGATGCCTGGTGGATGGACAATACCGAGCCGGACATCCTGTCGAACGCGCGGCTCGAGGACTTCAAGCAGCTGATCGGCCCCACCGTGTATGGCGCCGGCGAGATCACCTTCAATCCCTACAGCCTGGTGCACTCGGAAGGCTTTGCCGAAAACCTGCGCCGCGACCAGCCGGACAAGCGCCAGTTCATCCTGTCGCGCTCGGGCTTTGCCGGCATCCAGCGCAACTCGGTCGCGGTGTGGAGCGGCGACATCGTCGGCCGCTGGAACAACCTGGCCCACCAGATCGCGTCGGGCGTGAACTTCTCGATGTCGGGGATCCCGAACTGGACCCACGACATCGGCGGCTACGCCCAGGAGACCCGCTTCCAGGCAGGCGACGTCGGTTCGGCCCAGGAGAACCGCGCAACCGGGATCAAGCAGGCCAAGCCGGAAGACATGCAGGAATGGCGCGAGCTGAACCTGCGCTGGTTCCAGTTCGGCGCTTTCTCTCCGCTATTCCGCTCGCACGGCGAGGTGGTCAAGCGCGAGATCTACAACATCGCGGCAGGCGACGAGAGCATGCGCGACGCGATGGTCGGTTATTTGAAACTGCGCTACCGCCTGATGCCCTATATTTACACGATGGCGGCCGACACCCACTATCATTCGGGCACGATGATGCGCGGGCTGGTGATGGACTTCCCGCACGACGAGCGCGTCAAGAACATCAAGGACCAGTACATGTTCGGCCCCAGCATGATGGTGGCCCCGGTTACCGCGTATGGCGCACGCGCGCGCCAGGTCTGCCTGCCGCAGGGCAGCGACTGGGTCGACTTCGATACCGGACAACGCCACCAGGGCGGCAAGACCATCAACGTACAGGCGCCGCGCGAGCGCATCCCGCTGTTCCTGCGCGTTGGCAGCGTGATCCCGACCGGCCCGGTCACCCAGTACGTGGACGAAAAGCCGGACGCGCCG
- a CDS encoding TonB-dependent receptor: MRKFQKTAIAAAVAQIAVLYSGAAWAQTAATGAEEPTVPATAVVKVSGQRAALQSAQQLKQNSDELVDSIVAEDIGKLPDRSVTEVLQRIAGVTMDRNMPGDPNRQAVEGSGVSVRGLTYVRSEVNGRDAFSAGGGRSLGFTDVPPELMAGVDVYKNPSAEQIEGALAGLVNLRTAMPFDFAGFKGSLGASQTYSELNKAKGPTGTVLLSNRWTSPIGEFGALVNFAYAKNPTRTDAIGIDPFFPHVNSRNPAQYNRDATKWLPLGGGLRSQEFERVRRGDYAAFQWRPNRDLTAALTYFKTQYEEDLSERVVASSEDKWYQQVAGADVTYDANGAFQKGTISNPTYGGSPFNSSRRINQRDSGTRDLALNVQWRVTPDLTWTNDFQHVRSTTEGFDADVSTGFILPNQSIDLTGSVPQIGLGSAQFMADPKNYYWAYTQEALDRAKATQKAWRSDVKFSFDDPVLRDIRFGVRLADREAENRKAQKFYNWSSITFPWMEGWQIPGVARLNDPRFSGGTELAQIPNFFDGKVSVPAMLYPTDALARDFPNGWTKLHGYHTTLCEEQKAAQGWGTCDAWKPSTFDTPSALNTQTEKTQAAYTQLRFGFDDLKYPIDGNIGVRYVRTKNTTNGYIAYDPTNVSIPGDVPVEGVNTLVNIAKFETPRSTDTSYSHWLPSLNLRLKYNDKLQFRFAVAKSMARPDFNQLQSLTTLTSPANQLTIKDPVTLQDQRVVFSGNNLTGSSDGNPLLKPTTATNIDLTAEWYFAKAGSLTLAAFNKDIKDIIVNTTYGYTVKDVNGKNQTFAVTHPINGAHGFARGFEIAHQQYYDFVPDWLRGIGTQASWTYVSSERKLDNPVPAAFCAGSDQSNMNLSINGCDTDGRPFGNTPLQGLSRHTVNFAVMYEKNGLSARLAYNWRSRYLVAVNTWGSRGNNGLNTNPDAGPRFLIPTPNNDQAYGLPLWQDDYGQLDGSIFYDFTDRFRVGLAAQNLNNAKTRQLMQQHAGMFTRQLFMSGPRYTLQASYSF, translated from the coding sequence GTGAGGAAGTTCCAGAAAACAGCGATCGCCGCAGCGGTCGCGCAGATTGCCGTCCTCTATAGCGGCGCAGCATGGGCACAGACCGCCGCTACCGGCGCGGAGGAGCCGACCGTCCCCGCGACCGCGGTCGTCAAGGTGTCCGGCCAGCGCGCCGCACTGCAATCGGCCCAGCAGCTCAAGCAGAATTCCGACGAGCTGGTCGATTCGATCGTCGCCGAGGACATCGGCAAGCTCCCGGACCGTTCGGTCACCGAGGTGCTGCAGCGTATCGCCGGCGTCACCATGGACCGCAACATGCCGGGCGACCCGAATCGCCAGGCCGTCGAAGGCTCCGGCGTGTCGGTGCGCGGCCTGACCTACGTGCGCTCGGAAGTCAACGGCCGCGACGCGTTCTCGGCCGGCGGCGGCCGCTCGCTCGGCTTCACCGACGTGCCGCCGGAGCTGATGGCCGGCGTCGATGTCTACAAGAACCCTTCCGCCGAACAGATCGAAGGCGCGCTCGCCGGCCTGGTCAACTTGCGCACGGCCATGCCCTTCGACTTCGCGGGCTTCAAGGGCTCGCTGGGCGCCTCGCAAACCTATTCGGAGCTGAACAAGGCCAAAGGTCCGACCGGCACCGTGCTGTTGTCGAACCGCTGGACCTCGCCCATCGGTGAATTCGGCGCCCTGGTCAACTTCGCGTATGCGAAGAACCCGACCCGGACCGACGCCATCGGCATCGATCCCTTCTTCCCGCACGTGAATTCCCGCAACCCGGCCCAGTACAATCGCGACGCGACCAAATGGCTGCCGTTGGGCGGCGGCCTGCGTTCGCAGGAGTTCGAACGCGTTCGCCGCGGCGACTATGCGGCCTTCCAGTGGCGTCCGAACCGCGACCTCACCGCGGCGCTGACCTACTTCAAGACGCAGTACGAGGAAGACCTGAGCGAGCGCGTCGTGGCCTCGTCGGAAGACAAGTGGTACCAGCAGGTGGCCGGCGCCGACGTCACCTATGACGCCAATGGCGCCTTCCAGAAAGGCACGATCTCGAACCCGACCTATGGCGGCTCGCCGTTCAACAGCTCGCGCCGCATCAACCAGCGCGACTCCGGCACGCGCGACCTCGCGCTGAACGTGCAATGGCGCGTGACGCCGGACCTGACCTGGACCAACGACTTCCAGCACGTCCGTTCCACCACCGAAGGCTTCGATGCCGACGTCTCGACGGGTTTCATCCTGCCGAACCAGTCGATCGACCTCACCGGCAGCGTCCCGCAGATCGGCCTCGGCTCGGCGCAGTTCATGGCCGATCCAAAGAACTACTACTGGGCCTACACCCAGGAGGCGCTGGACCGCGCCAAGGCTACCCAGAAGGCCTGGCGCAGCGACGTCAAGTTCAGCTTCGACGACCCGGTGCTGCGCGATATCCGCTTCGGCGTGCGCCTGGCGGACCGCGAAGCCGAAAACCGCAAGGCCCAGAAGTTCTACAACTGGTCGTCGATCACCTTCCCGTGGATGGAAGGCTGGCAGATCCCGGGCGTCGCACGCCTGAACGACCCGCGCTTCTCGGGCGGCACCGAGCTGGCGCAGATCCCGAACTTCTTCGACGGCAAGGTCTCGGTTCCGGCGATGCTGTATCCGACCGATGCGCTGGCACGCGACTTCCCGAACGGCTGGACCAAGCTGCACGGCTACCACACCACCCTGTGCGAAGAACAGAAGGCCGCCCAGGGCTGGGGTACCTGCGACGCGTGGAAGCCGTCGACCTTCGACACGCCGTCGGCGCTGAACACGCAGACCGAGAAGACCCAGGCCGCCTACACCCAGCTGCGCTTCGGCTTCGACGACCTCAAGTACCCGATCGACGGCAACATCGGCGTGCGCTACGTGAGGACGAAGAACACGACGAACGGCTATATCGCCTACGACCCGACCAACGTCAGCATTCCGGGCGACGTGCCGGTGGAAGGCGTGAACACTCTGGTCAACATCGCCAAGTTCGAGACCCCGCGCAGCACCGATACCTCGTACAGCCACTGGCTGCCGAGCCTGAACCTGCGCCTGAAGTACAACGACAAGCTGCAGTTCCGCTTCGCCGTCGCCAAGTCGATGGCGCGCCCGGACTTCAACCAGCTGCAGTCGCTGACCACCCTGACCTCGCCGGCGAACCAGCTGACGATCAAGGATCCGGTCACGCTCCAGGACCAGCGCGTCGTCTTCAGCGGCAACAACCTGACCGGCAGCAGCGACGGCAACCCGCTCCTGAAGCCGACCACGGCGACCAACATCGACCTGACCGCGGAGTGGTACTTCGCCAAGGCCGGTTCGCTGACCCTGGCGGCGTTCAACAAGGACATCAAGGACATCATCGTCAACACCACCTACGGTTACACGGTGAAGGATGTCAACGGCAAGAACCAGACCTTCGCGGTCACCCATCCGATCAACGGCGCCCACGGCTTTGCGCGCGGCTTCGAGATCGCGCACCAGCAGTACTACGACTTCGTGCCGGATTGGCTGCGCGGTATCGGTACCCAGGCCAGCTGGACCTATGTGTCGAGCGAGCGCAAGCTGGACAATCCGGTGCCGGCCGCGTTCTGCGCGGGCAGCGACCAGTCGAACATGAACCTGTCGATCAACGGCTGCGACACCGACGGACGCCCGTTCGGCAACACGCCGCTGCAAGGCCTGTCGCGTCACACGGTCAACTTCGCGGTCATGTACGAAAAGAATGGTCTGTCAGCGCGCCTGGCGTACAACTGGCGCTCGCGTTACCTGGTTGCCGTCAACACCTGGGGCAGCCGCGGCAACAACGGCCTGAACACGAACCCGGACGCCGGCCCGCGCTTCCTGATCCCGACGCCGAACAACGACCAGGCCTACGGCCTGCCGCTGTGGCAAGACGATTACGGCCAGCTGGACGGTTCGATCTTCTACGACTTCACGGACAGGTTCCGTGTCGGCCTGGCAGCCCAGAACCTGAACAACGCCAAGACGCGCCAGCTGATGCAGCAGCACGCCGGCATGTTCACCCGCCAGCTGTTCATGAGCGGGCCGCGCTACACGCTCCAGGCCTCGTACTCGTTCTAA
- a CDS encoding DUF5597 domain-containing protein — translation MLARSADTTDTDNKQETMRLPFRRRGAPRLAVAVPILLAQLVQAGPAAAFTPDLPRIVEREGRHALLVDGAPFLVLGGQAHNSSNYPAALPKVWAALKDAHANTLAIPVAWEQLEPEEGRFDFSYVDTLVAQARTHGKRLVLLWFGTWKNTGPAYTPAWVKFDNRRFPRMLDADGKPSYCLSPFGEATLAADKKAFVALMRHIRKIDAGKRTVIMVQVENEVGTYGLVRDHGVRAEAAFRQAVPAAVLARQPAPAGRPSQGSWSEVYGDYAGQYFHSWAIASYIEEIAKAGRAVYDLPMFVNNALREPGQPGQPATPWKGDFASGGPTWDVLGIYKAAAPHIDFAAPDIYMPESAKVNGVLAGFQRPDNPLLVAEMGNAAGYARYVWQIVGRGALGVVPFGIDYASYSNYPLGSKHSDRRMVEPFAQVYATLAPMARLWARWAFEGRTHGVAEGDDRAEQAVALDGWKATVSFREFQFGERQYLRDKNEYAEGTELPGGGVAIAQLGPGEFVLAGQRARVKFAPAGDKPAMLARVEERRFDAAGKWIMERNWNGDQTDYGLNLPAAPTVLKVTMRTYDY, via the coding sequence ATGCTGGCAAGAAGTGCCGACACCACCGACACCGATAACAAGCAGGAGACCATGCGCCTTCCTTTCCGTCGCCGCGGCGCGCCGCGCCTTGCCGTCGCCGTCCCCATTCTTCTTGCCCAGCTCGTTCAAGCGGGTCCGGCCGCCGCCTTCACTCCCGATCTGCCGCGCATTGTCGAGCGCGAGGGACGCCATGCCCTGCTGGTCGATGGCGCCCCCTTCCTGGTGCTGGGCGGTCAGGCCCACAACTCCAGCAACTACCCGGCAGCGCTGCCAAAGGTCTGGGCCGCGCTCAAGGATGCGCATGCCAACACCCTGGCGATCCCGGTCGCATGGGAACAGCTCGAGCCGGAGGAGGGCAGGTTCGACTTCAGCTACGTCGACACCCTGGTGGCCCAGGCCAGGACTCATGGCAAGCGCCTGGTGCTGCTGTGGTTCGGCACCTGGAAGAACACCGGCCCGGCGTATACCCCGGCATGGGTGAAATTCGACAACCGGCGCTTTCCGCGCATGCTCGACGCGGACGGCAAGCCCAGCTACTGCCTGTCGCCCTTCGGCGAAGCCACCCTGGCGGCCGACAAGAAGGCGTTCGTGGCCTTGATGCGGCACATCCGCAAGATCGACGCCGGCAAGCGCACCGTGATCATGGTGCAGGTCGAGAACGAGGTCGGCACCTACGGCCTGGTGCGCGACCATGGCGTGCGCGCCGAGGCCGCATTCCGCCAGGCGGTTCCCGCGGCGGTTCTGGCGCGCCAACCCGCGCCCGCCGGACGTCCGTCGCAAGGCAGCTGGAGCGAGGTGTACGGCGACTATGCCGGCCAGTACTTCCATAGCTGGGCGATCGCCAGTTATATCGAGGAGATTGCCAAGGCCGGCCGCGCGGTCTACGACCTGCCGATGTTCGTCAACAATGCGCTGCGCGAGCCGGGCCAGCCCGGGCAGCCGGCCACGCCGTGGAAGGGCGACTTCGCCAGCGGCGGCCCGACCTGGGACGTGCTCGGCATCTACAAGGCGGCGGCGCCCCACATCGACTTCGCCGCGCCCGACATCTATATGCCGGAGTCCGCCAAGGTGAATGGGGTGCTGGCCGGCTTTCAGCGTCCGGACAACCCGCTCCTGGTGGCGGAAATGGGCAATGCCGCGGGATACGCGCGCTACGTCTGGCAGATCGTCGGCAGGGGCGCGCTTGGCGTGGTCCCCTTCGGCATCGACTATGCCAGCTACAGCAACTACCCGCTCGGCTCGAAGCACAGCGACCGCCGCATGGTCGAGCCTTTCGCCCAGGTGTACGCCACCCTGGCGCCGATGGCGCGCCTGTGGGCGCGCTGGGCCTTCGAAGGCCGCACCCATGGCGTGGCGGAGGGCGACGACCGGGCCGAGCAGGCGGTCGCCCTCGACGGCTGGAAGGCCACGGTCTCGTTCCGCGAGTTCCAGTTCGGCGAGCGCCAGTACTTGCGCGACAAGAATGAATACGCCGAGGGCACCGAGCTGCCGGGAGGCGGCGTGGCGATCGCGCAGCTCGGCCCTGGCGAATTCGTGCTGGCCGGCCAGCGCGCACGCGTCAAGTTCGCGCCTGCCGGCGACAAGCCCGCCATGCTGGCGCGCGTGGAGGAGAGACGCTTCGACGCCGCCGGTAAATGGATCATGGAACGCAACTGGAACGGCGACCAGACCGACTACGGCCTGAACCTGCCGGCCGCGCCGACCGTGCTCAAGGTCACGATGCGCACCTACGACTATTAA